The Mixophyes fleayi isolate aMixFle1 chromosome 1, aMixFle1.hap1, whole genome shotgun sequence genome includes a region encoding these proteins:
- the APC gene encoding adenomatous polyposis coli protein isoform X5, whose product MAAASYDQLLKQVEALKMENTNLRQELEDNSNHLTKLESEASNMKEVLKQLQGSIEDEAMASSGQIDLLERLKELNLDGSNFPGVKMKSKMSLRSFGSREGSLSGHSGECSPVPMGSFPRRGFANGSKESAGYMEELEKERSLLIAELEKEEKEKDWYYAQLQNLTKRIDGLPLTENFSLQTDMTRRQLEFEARQIRAAMEEQLGTCQDMEKRAQLRVARIQQIEKDLFRMRQVLQSQTAESERVPQSKSDAGSRDAKKPLDGQGTSETATGSAAGNGQVKENGTSARVDHETASVMSSNSTYSVPRRLTSHLGTKVEMVYSLLSMLGTHDKDDMSRTLLAMSSSQDSCIAMRQSGCLPLLIQLLHGNDKDSVLLGNSRGSKEARARASAALHNIIHSQPDDKRGRREIRVLHLLEQIRAYCETCWEWQEAHEQGMDQDKNPMPAPVEHQICPAVCVLMKLSFDEEHRHAMNELGGLQAIAELLHVDCEMYGLINDHYSVTLRRYAGMALTNLTFGDVANKATLCSMKSCMRALVAQLKSESEDLQQVIASVLRNLSWRADINSKKTLREVGSVKALTECALQVKKESTLKSVLSALWNLSAHCTENKADICSVDGALAFLVGTLTYRSQTNTLAIIESGGGILRNVSSLIATNEDHRQILRENNCLQTLLQHLKSHSLTIVSNACGTLWNLSARNSKDQEGLWDMGAVSMLKNLIHSKHKMIAMGSAAALRNLMANRPAKYKDTNIMSPGSSVPSLHVRKQKALEAELDAQHLSETFDNIDNLSPKTSHRNKQRHKQSLYSEYVLDSSRHDDSVCRSDNFSPSNLTVLSPYVNATVLPATSSRQAGDGNRTEKDRERPGLNTYHSTSDGNSSKRIGLQLTTTAQIAKVMDEVSNIHLAQEDRNSGSPSEIHSASDERTSRKTTSNHSHTNAYNFTKGENSNRTCPVSYMKMEYKMSSNDSLNSVSSTDGYGKRGQVKPSVESYSEDDEGKFCSYGQYPAGLAHKIHSANHMDDNDTELDTPINYSLKYSDEQLNSGRQSPTQNDRWARPKHVIDNEMKQNEQRQARNPKTPYTAFTEGKEEKHKKFSPHFAQTENASSYRARAPNTQGEQIRANSNVGINQKTNKPHCQAEVYDIDKTTNFSERYSEGEQQEEEEEEQQVSFSITSYNQEEIHIEQPIDYSRKYPSDVPPSTQKQSFSFSKNSSKQRSKKDHASSSNNTPNPSPNANRQTQLHPNSAQTRSGQNRQKQTSSKPSSINQETIQTYCVEDTPICFSRCSSLSSLSSAEDEIDGRERSAQGAGGSNTLQITELKGSRDAATKEGASSETRSAPHHIRTKTSRLQTSTLSPSDASRHKSVEFSSGAKSPSKSGAQTPKSPPEHYVQETPLMFSRCTSVSSLDSFESHSIASSVQSEPCSGMVSGIISPSDLPDSPGQTMPPSRSKTPPPSQAEQEKRDGNKTNVRSNAEERESVTKQTAVHAAVQRVQMLQEADTLLHFATETTPDGFSCASSLSALSLDEPYIPKDVELTIMPPVFENDQGNETESEKSKEASDQHEKKEEKQAEPEKDMLDDTDDDIDILEECIISAMPTKSSRKTKKVSQPNASKSAPPPTARKPSQLPVYKLLPPQNRLQAQKHVSFTHADDMPKVYCVEGTPINFSTATSLSDLTIESPPNELTNNDHAHAIPVCSDFEKRDAIPTEGRSTDDAEASKKSNTTASGLDDDKTEEGDILAECIHSAMPKGKSHKPYRVKKIMDQVNHTSAPANRNPQESEKKPTSPVKPMPQPSGRSKKNADPKLSLGHEKPYGDPRKQNVKNLRETNDKLPNNEDRAKGSFAFDSPHHYTPIEGTPYCFSRNDSLSSLDFDEDDVDLSREKEELRKGKETKEIDTRAENKNHSSNQSPGQGHQGQKNTACRGPSKSLLQKQASFPPASKVQDRGGASDEKMQNFAIENTPVCFSRNSSLSSLSDIDQENNNKEIESTKDNEPSDSQIALRRPQTSGYAPKSFHVEDTPVCFSRNSSLSSLSIDSEDDLLQECISSAMPKKKKPSKTKSEKVRSNSIGGILAEEPDLALQLRDLQSPDSENTFSPDSENFDWKAIQEGANSIVSRLHQAAAAVSLSRQGSSDSDSILSLKSGISLGSPFHLTLDKEEKSTPINKGPRILKPGEKSSVQNKKNDEEPKSIKGGKKVYKSMITGKSRSSSDFSSQCKQPVQANMPSISRGRTMIHIPGVRASSPSTSPVLKKVPVLKNTPSKSSNDNSTSSPRGQKMLKSEPSHNNRQAATPVGPSKVPSRSGSRDTTPSRPSPQPLSRPMQSPGRSSISPGKNGISPPNKFSQLPRTSSPSTASTKSSGSGRMSYTSPGRQLSQQNLNKQSNLPKTPSGIPRSESASKSLNQNANTGLSKKVELSRMSSTKSSGSESDRSERPALVRQSTFIKEAPSPTLRRKLEESASFESLSSSSRADSPTRSQTQTPVLSPSLPDMSLSTHSIQTGGWRKMPPNLNAPSEHVDIRKRHDISRSHSESPSRLPITRSGTWKREHSKHSSSLPRVSTWRRTGSSSSILSASSESSEKAKSEDEKQPTCFFPGSISNSDCPSSAKGTWRKIKESEILDTTSNRTSNTLAESSNTLETKTVYQMAPAVSKTEDVWYCDLMMCIGTVDML is encoded by the exons GTCTTTACTTATTGCTGAGCTTGAAaaggaagaaaaagagaaagattgGTACTATGCCCAACTACAAAATCTCACTAAAAGAATCGATGGCCTTCCTCTTACTGAAAAC TTTTCTCTACAAACTGACATGACCAGAAGACAATTGGAGTTTGAGGCCAGACAGATCAGAGCTGCAATGGAGGAACAACTGGGGACCTGTCAGGACATGGAGAAACGAGCACAG CTGAGAGTGGCAAGAATCCAGCAAATTGAAAAAGACCTGTTCCGGATGCGGCAGGTGTTACAGTCCCAAACTGCAGAATCGGAG AGGGTGCCGCAGAGCAAGAGCGATGCTGGCAGCAGGGATGCAAAAAAGCCTCTTGATGGACAAGGGACCTCGGAGACTGCTACAGGCAGCGCTGCTGGAAACGGGCAGGTGAaagaaaat GGCACAAGCGCTCGAGTGGATCATGAGACTGCCAGTGTTATGAGCTCTAACAGTACCTACTCCGTTCCACGAAGGCTGACTAGTCATCTGGGTACCAAG GTGGAAATGGTATATTCCCTTCTATCTATGCTTGGTACCCATGACAAGGATGATATGTCCCGCACGCTTCTAGCCATGTCAAGCTCACAGGATAGTTGTATCGCCATGCGCCAATCTGGATGTCTTCCTCTCCTTATCCAATTACTACATGGCAACGATAAAGACTCTGTGCTTCTGGGGAACTCCCGGGGAAGTAAAGAAGCACGTGCCCGAGCCAGCGCAGCCCTCCATAACATCATTCACTCTCAACCCGATGAcaagagggggaggagagaaatcCGAGTCCTGCACCTTTTGGAACAGATTCGGGCCTACTGTGAAACTTGCTGGGAATGGCAGGAGGCACACGAGCAAGGAATGGACCAGGACAAAAATCCAA TGCCTGCACCTGTGGAACATCAGATCTGTCCTGCAGTGTGTGTACTGATGAAGCTCTCCTTTGATGAAGAACACAGACATGCAATGAATGAACTTG GGGGATTGCAGGCTATTGCAGAGCTTTTACACGTGGATTGTGAAATGTATGGACTTATTAATGACCACTATAGTGTTACCCTACGTCGTTATGCTGGCATGGCATTGACAAATCTGACTTTTGGAGATGTAGCCAACAAG GCCACGTTGTGTTCGATGAAAAGCTGTATGCGAGCTCTTGTAGCCCAGCTGAAGTCAGAAAGTGAAGATTTGCAACAG GTCATTGCAAGTGTGCTCCGGAATCTGTCCTGGAGAGCAGATATAAATAGCAAAAAGACTTTGCGAGAAGTTGGGAGTGTGAAAGCATTGACGGAATGTGCACTTCAGGTTAAGAAG GAGTCCACATTGAAGAGTGTACTAAGTGCCTTGTGGAATCTGTCTGCTCACTGCACAGAGAACAAAGCAGATATATGTTCTGTGGATGGGGCACTGGCTTTCTTAGTTGGCACATTAACTTACCGAAGTCAGACCAACACACTGGCTATCATTGAGAGTGGAGGTGGAATACTGCGCAATGTGTCCAGTTTGATTGCCACTAATGAAGACCACAG gCAAATTCTGAGAGAGAACAACTGTTTGCAGACCTTATTACAGCACTTAAAATCTCACAGCTTGACTATTGTCAGTAACGCTTGTGGGACCTTGTGGAATTTATCTGCACGAAATTCTAAAGATCAGGAAGGTCTCTGGGATATGGGTGCTGTCAGTATGCTCAAAAACCTCATCCATTCAAAGCACAAAATGATCGCAATGGGCAGTGCAGCAGCCTTAAGGAATCTAATGGCAAACAGACCTGCCAAATATAAAGACACCAATATCATGTCTCCAGGCTCTAGTGTCCCATCTCTTCATGTTCGGAAGCAGAAAGCATTGGAAGCAGAGCTTGATGCACAGCATTTGTCTGAAACTTTCGACAACATTGATAACTTAAGTCCCAAGACATCTCATCGCAATAAGCAGAGACATAAGCAGAGTTTGTACAGTGAATATGTTCTGGACTCCAGTAGACATGACGATTCCGTTTGCCGGTCCGACAACTTTAGCCCAAGCAATTTAACTGTTCTTTCTCCATATGTAAATGCAACTGTGTTGCCAGCAACATCTTCCAGGCAAGCTGGCGATGGTAACAGGACAGAAAAGGACAGGGAAAGGCCAGGACTAAATACATACCATTCTACCAGTGATGGAAACTCGTCCAAACGTATTGGATTACAACTTACAACTACTGCTCAGATTGCTAAAGTTATGGATGAGGTTTCAAACATTCACCTAGCCCAAGAGGACAGAAATTCTGGGTCTCCTTCAGAAATCCACAGTGCTTCAGATGAACGAACTTCTAGAAAGACTACTTCTAACCATTCCCATACAAATGCCTACAATTTCACCAAAGGAGAAAATTCCAACAGGACATGCCCTGTGTCGTATATGAAAATGGAGTATAAAATGTCATCAAACGATAGTTTAAACAGTGTTAGCAGCACTGATGGCTATGGAAAACGTGGTCAAGTAAAACCATCTGTTGAGTCATACTCTGAAGATGATGAGGGTAAATTTTGCAGTTATGGACAGTATCCTGCAGGTCTAGCACACAAAATACACAGTGCTAATCACATGGACGATAATGACACTGAACTGGACACTCCAATAAATTATAGCTTGAAATATtcagatgaacaattgaattctGGCAGGCAAAGCCCAACACAAAATGATAGATGGGCAAGACCAAAACATGTAATAGATAATGAAATGAAACAAAATGAGCAAAGGCAGGCTAGAAACCCTAAAACACCTTATACTGCATTCACTGAAGGCAAGGAGGAGAAACACAAAAAATTCTCCCCACATTTTGCGCAGACGGAAAATGCTTCTTCATATAGAGCAAGGGCCCCAAACACTCAAGGAGAGCAGATACGAGCAAATTCCAATGTTGGTATAAATCAGAAGACCAATAAACCTCATTGTCAGGCTGAAGTCTATGACATTGACAAAACAACAAATTTCAGTGAACGATATTCTGAGGgagagcagcaggaggaggaggaggaagaacagCAAGTAAGTTTCAGTATTACCTCTTATAACCAAGAGGAGATTCACATTGAGCAGCCTATTGACTACAGTCGTAAGTACCCATCCGATGTTCCACCATCGACACAGAAGCAATCGTTCTCTTTTTCAAAGAACTCTTCCAAGCAAAGGTCTAAAAAAGATCATGCATCATCCAGCAACAACACACCAAACCCATCACCAAACGCAAACAGACAGACTCAACTTCATCCTAACTCTGCTCAAACACGAAGTGGACAAAATAGACAAAAACAAACCTCAAGTAAACCCTCTTCAATTAACCAAGAAACTATACAAACCTATTGTGTTGAAGATACACCTATATGTTTTTCAAGATGCAGTTCTCTTTCATCCTTGTCTTCTGCTGAAGATGAAATTGATGGGCGTGAAAGAAGTGCCCAGGGAGCAGGTGGGAGTAACACACTTCAAATAACTGAACTTAAGGGAAGCAGAGATGCTGCTACAAAAGAAGGTGCATCAAGTGAAACTCGTTCTGCACCACATCATATACGTACCAAAACAAGCAGACTACAAACGTCTACCTTATCGCCTTCAGATGCTTCAAGGCATAAATCAGTTGAGTTTTCTTCAGGTGCTAAATCGCCCTCAAAAAGTGGTGCTCAGACACCTAAAAGTCCTCCAGAACATTATGTCCAGGAGACACCTTTAATGTTCAGCAGATGTACTTCTGTAAGTTCATTGGATAGTTTTGAAAGTCATTCAATAGCCAGCTCTGTGCAAAGTGAGCCATGCAGTGGTATGGTTAGCGGTATTATAAGTCCAAGTGATCTTCCAGACAGCCCAGGGCAAACAATGCCACCAAGCAGAAGCAAAACTCCTCCACCCTCTCAGGCAGAGCAAGAGAAGAGAGATGGAAATAAAACTAATGTAAGAAGTAATGCTGAGGAAAGGGAATCGGTGACCAAACAAACTGCTGTACATGCAGCGGTTCAGAGAGTTCAGATGCTTCAGGAAGCCGATACCTTATTGCACTTTGCTACTGAGACCACACCAGATGGATTTTCTTGTGCTTCAAGTCTCAGTGCTCTTAGTCTGGATGAGCCATATATCCCTAAAGATGTAGAACTtacaattatgcccccagtattTGAAAATGATCAAGGTAATGAGACAGAGTCTGAAAAGTCCAAAGAAGCTTCTGACCAGcatgagaagaaagaagagaaacaagCAGAACCAGAAAAAGACATGCTggatgatacagatgatgataTTGACATATTAGAGGAGTGTATTATATCTGCCATGCCTACAAAATCATCAAGGAAAACAAAGAAAGTATCCCAACCAAATGCTTCAAAATCAGCTCCTCCTCCTACTGCAAGGAAACCAAGCCAGCTACCAGTGTATAAACTACTTCCTCCTCAAAATAGATTACAGGCTCAAAAGCATGTTAGTTTCACCCATGCAGACGATATGCCTAAAGTGTATTGTGTAGAAGGCACACCAATAAATTTTTCTACAGCAACGTCGCTCAGTGATCTCACAATAGAATCCCCACCAAATGAATTGACAAATAATGATCATGCACATGCCATACCTGTTTGTTCAGACTTTGAAAAGAGGGACGCTATTCCTACTGAGGGTAGGAGTACAGATGATGCAGAAGCAAGTAAAAAGTCAAATACCACTGCATCAGGGCTAGACGATGATAAAACAGAGGAAGGGGATATTCTTGCCGAGTGCATACATTCTGCAATGCCTAAAGGTAAAAGCCACAAACCCTATAGAGTTAAAAAGATTATGGATCAGGTTAACCATACATCTGCACCTGCAAATAGAAATCCTCAAGAAAGTGAAAAGAAGCCAACCTCCCCAGTGAAACCAATGCCACAACCAAGTGGGCGTTCAAAGAAAAACGCTGATCCAAAATTGAGTTTAGGACATGAAAAACCCTATGGTGACCCAAGGAAGCAGAATGTTAAAAATCTGAGAGAGACTAATGACAAACTTCCCAACAATGAAGATCGCGCAAAAGGAAGCTTTGCTTTCGATTCTCCTCACCACTATACCCCGATTGAGGGCACGCCCTACTGTTTTTCAAGGAATGATTCACTAAGTTCATTAGactttgatgaggatgatgttgaccTTTCCAGAGAAAAGGAAGAGCTGCGGAAAGGAAAGGAAACAAAGGAAATTGACACAAGGGCAGAGAACAAGAATCATTCCTCAAACCAGTCACCAGGACAGGGACATCAAGGTCAAAAGAATACAGCATGCAGGGGCCCATCTAAATCATTGCTGCAAAAGCAAGCTTCATTTCCACCTGCATCCAAAGTTCAAGACAGGGGAGGAGCATCTGACGAGAAAATGCAGAATTTTGCAATTGAAAATACACCTGTCTGCTTTTCTCGCAACTCATCTCTGAGTTCATTAAGCGACATTGACCAAGAAAACAATAACAAAGAAATTGAGTCAACAAAAGATAATGAACCTTCTGACTCACAGATAGCATTGCGTAGACCTCAAACTTCAGGCTATGCGCCCAAGTCATTTCATGTTGAAGATACCCCAGTTTGTTTTTCTCGAAACAGTTCTCTTAGTTCTTTAAGTATTGACTCTGAAGATGATCTGCTGCAGGAATGCATAAGTTCTGCAATGCCAAAGAAGAAAAAGCCCTCAAAAACCAAAAGTGAGAAGGTTCGTTCAAATAGCATTGGTGGAATTCTTGCTGAGGAACCTGATCTTGCGCTACAGCTAAGAGATCTGCAAAGTCCTGATTCTGAAAATACATTCTCTCCAGATTCCGAAAACTTTGATTGGAAAGCAATTCAGGAAGGTGCCAATTCGATTGTCAGTCGATTAcatcaagctgctgctgctgtttcatTGTCTCGGCAAGGTTCTtctgattctgattcaattctTTCATTAAAGTCAGGCATTTCCTTGGGCTCTCCTTTCCATCTTACACTAGACAAGGAAGAAAAATCCACCCCAATAAACAAAGGACCAAGAATTTTAAAGCCTGGAGAGAAGAGCTCCGTACAAAACAAGAAAAACGATGAAGAGCCTAAAAGCATAAAAGGGGGAAAGAAAGTATATAAAAGTATGATTACAGGAAAATCTCGTTCCAGCTCTGACTTTTCAAGTCAGTGTAAACAGCCAGTACAAGCCAATATGCCTTCAATTTCTCGTGGTAGAACAATGATCCATATTCCTGGAGTCCGTGCAAGTTCTCCAAGCACTAGCCCTGTTTTAAAGAAAGTTCCTGTTCTAAAAAATACACCATCTAAAAGTTCCAATGACAACTCAACTAGTTCCCCTAGAGGACAAAAAATGTTGAAATCTGAACCATCACACAATAACAGACAGGCAGCTACACCAGTAGGACCAAGTAAAGTACCTTCCAGATCAGGATCAAGAGACACTACTCCTTCAAGGCCGTCTCCACAACCATTAAGTAGACCTATGCAGTCCCCTGGTCGAAGCTCAATTTCACCAGGCAAAAATGGAATAAGTCCACCCAACAAGTTCTCTCAGTTGCCAAGAACATCTTCTCCTAGCACAGCCTCCACTAAGTCATCTGGTTCAGGAAGAATGTCATATACATCTCCAGGTAGGCAGTTAAGTCAGCAGAACCTGAACAAGCAATCCAATCTGCCCAAAACACCCAGTGGTATTCCAAGAAGCGAGTCTGCATCAAAGAGCTTAAACCAAAATGCAAACACTGGATTGAGTAAGAAAGTAGAGTTGTCTAGAATGTCCTCAACAAAGTCTAGTGGAAGCGAATCTGATAGATCGGAGAGACCTGCTTTAGTACGTCAGTCTACTTTTATTAAGGAAGCACCTAGTCCTACATTAAGGAGAAAATTAGAGGAGTCTGCATCTTTCGAGTCCTTGTCGTCTTCATCAAGAGCAGATTCCCCAACACGATCTCAGACTCAGACACCAGTTTTAAGCCCATCTCTTCCTGATATGTCGTTATCAACTCATTCTATACAAACTGGGGGCTGGAGGAAAATGCCTCCAAATCTGAATGCTCCCTCAGAACATGTTGACATCAGAAAGCGTCATGACATAAGTCGGTCACATTCAGAGTCACCATCCAGGCTTCCGATTACACGATCAGGCACTTGGAAACGTGAGCACAGTAAGCATTCTTCATCACTTCCGCGTGTTAGTACTTGGCGAAGGACTGGAAGCTCATCTTCAATTTTGTCTGCTTCTTCTGAATCTAGTGAGAAAGCAAAGAGTGAAGATGAAAAGCAGCCGACCTGTTTCTTTCCGGGGTCTATATCTAACTCAGACTGTCCATCATCGGCAAAAGGAACTTGGAGAAAAATAAAGGAGAGTGAAATCCTTGATACGACAAGTAACAGAACTTCAAACACACTTGCTGAGTCTAGCAACACACTAGAAACTAAAACCGTATACCAGATGGCACCAGCTGTCTCCAAAACAGAGGATGTATGG TACTGTGATCTCATGATGTGCATAGGTACAGTAGATATGTTATAA